A segment of the Panicum hallii strain FIL2 chromosome 1, PHallii_v3.1, whole genome shotgun sequence genome:
CCTGGTGGTGGTCATCGTCTGCACCCTCTTCTACTGCGTCTACTGCTGGAGATGGAGGAAGCGCAACGGTGAGTTCATCCAGCATTTGTTGCATTTGTTCTTGTACAGCTGTACCGGTTTTTGTCGTGTTAGTTATGACGAGATCGGCTCATGGTCCTTGCAGCTGTCAGGAGAGCTCAGATAGAGAGCCTGCGGCCGCTGTCCAACTCGGACTTGCCCGTCATGGACCTCTCCTCCATCCATGAGGCCACCAACAGCTTCTCCAAGGAGAACAAGCTCGGCGAAGGCGGCTTCGGGCCCGTTTACCGGGTAGTTAATTAACTGAGAACACTGTCAATTTCCAGCTTGGCGGCAGTAAACTCTTCTTCTCTGCATGAGATTGACTGCATCGGCTGATGGGTTTGCCCGTTCGGTTCAGGGTGTTCTTGTCGGCGGCGCGGAGATCGCCGTGAAGCGGCTGTCGGCGAGGTCCCGGCAGGGCGCGGCGGAGTTCCGGAACGAGGTGGAGCTGATCGCCAAGCTGCAGCACCGGAACCTGGTCCGGCTGCTGGGCTGCTGCGTCGAGCGGGACGAGAAGATGCTCATCTACGAGTACCTCCCCAACCGAAGCCTCGACGCCTTCCTCTTCGGTCAGTCACTCTGCTCGGATGTTTCTTCCTTCCCGTGAATTCCTCGCGCCAGATCATGCGTCTGGAGTCGTGGAGCACGAATGTGGCTGGGATCGGTTTGGGTTGGTATGGCAGAATGTCCAGACTGTCAGATTTGGTTGATGCGCTGGTTTGAAACTGATACGCATGCGCATGGGAGATGCACATGGTTGCACCGAATTTTCAGCTCTTGGGCTCTCAACTCTGCACAGTAGTTTACGGTTTTTGAGTCAATTAGGTCTACTCACGCTACTAGATCGATGCGAAATAGGTCAATGGGAAGCTAGGTACTAGCATGAAAAATCCTGTGGCATCATGTGCGTCATGCGTGTAACCTTGGCCAGAATTTGTATACGGTTGGTGGTTAGTCACAAATCTGACAGGTCTTCGTAGTTAAGAATTCTGAAACTGAAACCGTGATCGATTAACTTGATCCAAATTTGTGTGTTCAGATACCCGAAAGAGTGGGCAGTTGGACTGGAAGACGAGGCAGAGCATCATCCTGGGCATCGCTCGCGGCATCCTGTACCTCCACGAGGACTCGTGCCTCAAGGTCATCCACAGGGACCTCAAGGCCAGCAACGTGCTCCTCGACAACAAGATGAACCCCAAGATCTCCGACTTCGGCATGGCCAAGATCTTCGAGGAGGAGAGCAACGAGGTGAACACGGGGCACGTAGTTGGCACATAGTAAGTGCGAGGCATCGCAGCAATCAGAACGATTTCTCATGACCCATCTAGTTCAAGACTTTAACCCTGAAGTTCCAAAATGCAGTGGGTACATGGCTCCTGAATACGCGATGGAGGGCGTGTTCTCGGTGAAGTCGGACGTGTTCAGCTTCGGCGTCCTGGTGCTGGAGATCCTCAGCGGGCAGCGGAACGGCTCAATGTACCTTCAGGAGCACCAGCACACCCTGATCCAAGACGTAAGATCCTCTTCCCCAAATCCATCAATTAAATGGCAAAACGTTGTTCGTTTCGATCCTGAcgattctctctctctctctctctctgaactGACGTCAGGCGTGGAAGCTGTGGAACGAGGACAGGGTGGCGGAGTTCATGGACGCGTCGCTGGCGGGGTCGTACTCGAGGGACGAGGCGTGGCGGTGCTTCCACGTCGGGCTGCTGTGCGTGCAGGAGAACCCGGAGCTCCGGCCCACCATGTCCAACGTGGTGCTCATGCTCATCAGCGAGCAGGCGCAGatgccggcgccggcgcagcCGCCGCTGTTCGCGAGGCTCAAGAAGGTGTCCGTGTCCGATTTCTCGCTCGCCATGAAGACCGAGACGACCAAGACGCAGTCCGTCAATGAGGTGTCCATCTCCATGATCGAGCCACGATGACGAGGAGCTTAATTGCcttctctttcttctctctgtctttttttccttttggagTTTTTGATGAGTTGAAGTTCAAAGTTGAGACGCCCACACACAAGCAGGATTACAGAACGATGAAGAGGTTGAGAGAGAAACAGCAGCATCGACATAAAATCCTTGGGAGCAGGCAAGA
Coding sequences within it:
- the LOC112876257 gene encoding putative receptor-like protein kinase At4g00960, with the protein product MEEPGEHMAGPPWRLRHRRLMDIAPASPSDSGHSGSKGMTIMVSILVVVIVCTLFYCVYCWRWRKRNAVRRAQIESLRPLSNSDLPVMDLSSIHEATNSFSKENKLGEGGFGPVYRGVLVGGAEIAVKRLSARSRQGAAEFRNEVELIAKLQHRNLVRLLGCCVERDEKMLIYEYLPNRSLDAFLFDTRKSGQLDWKTRQSIILGIARGILYLHEDSCLKVIHRDLKASNVLLDNKMNPKISDFGMAKIFEEESNEVNTGHVVGTYGYMAPEYAMEGVFSVKSDVFSFGVLVLEILSGQRNGSMYLQEHQHTLIQDAWKLWNEDRVAEFMDASLAGSYSRDEAWRCFHVGLLCVQENPELRPTMSNVVLMLISEQAQMPAPAQPPLFARLKKVSVSDFSLAMKTETTKTQSVNEVSISMIEPR